Proteins from a single region of Mumia flava:
- a CDS encoding phospholipase D-like domain-containing protein, translating into MSTLLTVALWVVVIWFVLIVIVTTVLMTVVARHTKKDESAEVSFPTLEPISEQVGDSTITLYTYGQDVYDAMLAEIRGAQDHVYLESYIWKNDELGEEFKREVIAAADRGVDVRLVYDSFANAVVPRAFKQFGPKIQVMRHGWFSLWILVLRIRKLGRDHRKILVVDGRVGFVGGYNIGADYATKWRDTHMRIQGPLTWELQNAFVDFWNAHAKKRKVEPLDDPGADHWEPRLRARRNAPIQMSFPIRNMYLDAIDRAKVRISITQAYFIPDSDILDALLRAAGRGVDVRVLVPENSNHVMADWLSKAFYSRMLEGGIRILFYQPTMVHAKTATIDGRWATVGTANIDRLSLTGNYEINVEVVEESVAAMMDRIFENDCTATRELTLDEWSQRGRMARFGEVVLIPLRPIM; encoded by the coding sequence ATGTCGACGCTGCTGACGGTGGCCCTGTGGGTCGTGGTGATCTGGTTCGTGCTGATCGTCATCGTGACGACGGTGCTGATGACCGTGGTCGCGCGGCACACCAAGAAGGACGAGTCGGCCGAGGTCAGCTTCCCGACGCTGGAGCCGATCTCGGAGCAGGTCGGGGACTCGACGATCACGCTCTACACCTACGGCCAGGACGTCTACGACGCGATGCTCGCGGAGATCCGCGGTGCACAGGACCACGTCTACCTCGAGTCGTACATCTGGAAGAACGACGAGCTCGGCGAAGAGTTCAAGCGCGAGGTGATCGCGGCCGCCGATCGCGGGGTCGATGTCCGTCTCGTCTACGACAGCTTCGCGAACGCCGTGGTGCCCCGCGCGTTCAAGCAGTTCGGCCCGAAGATCCAGGTGATGCGGCACGGGTGGTTCTCGCTGTGGATCCTCGTGCTCCGGATCCGCAAGCTCGGCCGCGACCACCGCAAGATCCTGGTCGTGGACGGTCGCGTGGGCTTCGTCGGCGGCTACAACATCGGCGCCGACTACGCCACGAAGTGGCGCGACACCCACATGCGGATCCAGGGACCGCTGACCTGGGAGCTCCAGAACGCCTTCGTCGACTTCTGGAACGCGCACGCGAAGAAGCGGAAGGTCGAGCCGCTGGACGACCCGGGCGCCGACCACTGGGAGCCGCGTCTGCGCGCGCGGCGCAACGCGCCGATCCAGATGTCGTTCCCGATCCGCAACATGTACCTCGACGCGATCGATCGCGCGAAGGTGCGGATCTCGATCACCCAGGCGTACTTCATCCCCGACAGCGACATCCTCGATGCTCTGCTGCGCGCAGCCGGGCGGGGCGTCGACGTCCGCGTCCTCGTCCCGGAGAACTCCAACCACGTGATGGCCGACTGGCTGTCGAAGGCGTTCTACAGCCGGATGCTCGAGGGCGGGATCCGGATCCTCTTCTACCAGCCGACGATGGTGCACGCGAAGACCGCGACGATCGACGGCCGGTGGGCCACGGTCGGCACCGCGAACATCGACCGGCTCAGCCTGACCGGCAACTACGAGATCAACGTCGAGGTGGTCGAGGAGTCCGTCGCGGCGATGATGGACCGGATCTTCGAGAACGACTGCACGGCGACCCGGGAGCTGACGCTCGACGAGTGGTCGCAGCGCGGCCGGATGGCACGCTTCGGTGAGGTCGTGCTGATCCCGCTCCGCCCGATCATGTGA
- the rbfA gene encoding 30S ribosome-binding factor RbfA, whose product MGSVRVNKVADRIKVVVAGMLDRRIKDPRLGFVTVTDVRVSGDTQHATVFYTVMGDAEAHAGTEAALASATGLIRSEVGKQLGMRHTPTLEFVRDAVPENARQIEDLLAKARESDAEVAARAAGAQYAGDADPYRVKDEPDDADEA is encoded by the coding sequence ATGGGAAGCGTGCGCGTCAACAAGGTCGCCGACCGGATCAAGGTCGTCGTCGCCGGGATGCTCGACCGACGGATCAAGGATCCGCGGCTCGGTTTCGTCACCGTCACCGATGTCCGGGTGAGCGGCGACACCCAGCACGCCACCGTGTTCTACACGGTGATGGGTGACGCCGAGGCCCACGCGGGCACCGAGGCGGCCCTGGCGAGCGCCACGGGGCTGATCCGGTCCGAGGTCGGCAAGCAGCTGGGCATGCGGCACACGCCGACGCTGGAGTTCGTCCGCGACGCCGTGCCGGAGAACGCCCGGCAGATCGAGGACCTGCTGGCGAAGGCGCGCGAGAGCGATGCCGAGGTCGCCGCCCGGGCGGCCGGGGCGCAGTACGCCGGCGACGCCGACCCGTACCGCGTCAAGGACGAGCCCGACGACGCCGACGAGGCGTGA
- the truB gene encoding tRNA pseudouridine(55) synthase TruB yields the protein MSGSSRAGEPTPGIVVVDKPAGWTSHDVVARTRRLAGTRKVGHAGTLDPMATGVLVLGVGRATRLLGHVAGHDKDYTATIRLGASTTTDDAEGEVVATADAGGLARSAVAEAAAALTGDVDQVPSSVSAIKIDGQRSYARVRSGEQVEIPARRVHVERFDLSELRSAPDGCVDVDAVVTCSSGTYVRALVRDLGAALGVGGHLTALRRTRVGGFTLEQARTLDALAEDFTLVPLAEAARAAFPSVDLDAEPARLVGHGRPLPQLELPAHGPVALFDPDGRFLALYERSGGGARPIAVFIG from the coding sequence GTGAGCGGGTCGTCGCGCGCCGGCGAGCCGACCCCCGGCATCGTCGTCGTCGACAAGCCGGCCGGGTGGACGTCGCACGACGTGGTCGCGCGGACCCGTCGGCTCGCCGGGACGCGCAAGGTCGGCCACGCCGGCACGCTCGACCCGATGGCGACGGGCGTGCTGGTGCTCGGCGTCGGCCGGGCGACCCGCCTGCTCGGGCACGTCGCCGGCCACGACAAGGACTACACCGCCACGATCCGCCTGGGCGCGTCGACGACGACCGACGACGCCGAGGGCGAGGTCGTCGCGACGGCCGACGCCGGGGGCCTCGCACGATCGGCCGTCGCGGAGGCGGCGGCCGCGCTGACCGGGGACGTCGACCAGGTCCCGTCGTCGGTGTCGGCGATCAAGATCGACGGTCAGCGGTCGTACGCCCGGGTGCGCTCCGGCGAGCAGGTCGAGATCCCTGCGCGCCGGGTCCACGTCGAGCGCTTCGACCTGTCCGAGCTGCGGTCCGCCCCTGACGGCTGTGTCGACGTCGACGCCGTCGTGACGTGCTCGAGCGGCACGTACGTCCGCGCGCTCGTACGTGATCTCGGCGCCGCGCTCGGAGTCGGCGGGCACCTCACGGCCCTGCGCCGGACGCGTGTGGGTGGGTTCACGCTCGAGCAGGCGCGCACGCTCGACGCGCTCGCCGAGGACTTCACGCTCGTCCCGCTCGCCGAGGCCGCCCGCGCCGCGTTCCCGAGCGTCGACCTCGACGCGGAGCCGGCCCGGCTCGTCGGCCACGGGAGACCGCTGCCGCAGCTCGAGCTCCCGGCGCACGGTCCCGTGGCCCTCTTCGACCCCGACGGGCGCTTCCTGGCGCTGTACGAGCGCAGCGGAGGCGGCGCTCGGCCGATCGCTGTGTTCATCGGGTGA
- a CDS encoding response regulator transcription factor, protein MSSILVVEDEDRIASFLAKGLTAHGYTVTRVADGHTGIDYALTGDFDLVVLDIGLPGIDGFGVLEQVGAQQPSLPVIVLTARDSVTDTVAALEGGAVDYMSKPFRFDELLARVRLRLRTAANVGSSGDDVLTAGRLRLDLRTRELAVDGRQIELSAREFRLAEVFLRHPKQVLTREQLLSQVWGYDFDPGSNVVDVYVGYLRKKLGASAITTVRGMGYRFDG, encoded by the coding sequence ATGAGCAGCATCCTGGTGGTCGAGGACGAGGACCGGATCGCCTCGTTCCTCGCGAAGGGCCTGACCGCGCACGGCTACACCGTGACGCGGGTCGCGGACGGCCACACAGGGATCGACTACGCCCTCACGGGCGACTTCGACCTGGTCGTGCTCGACATCGGCCTGCCGGGGATCGACGGGTTCGGCGTGCTCGAGCAGGTCGGCGCGCAGCAACCGAGCCTCCCCGTGATCGTGCTGACCGCGCGCGACTCCGTCACCGACACCGTGGCGGCGCTCGAGGGCGGCGCGGTGGACTACATGAGCAAGCCCTTCCGGTTCGACGAGCTTCTGGCCCGGGTCCGCCTGCGGCTGCGTACGGCGGCGAACGTCGGATCGTCCGGTGACGACGTGCTCACCGCCGGCCGGCTGCGGCTCGACCTGCGCACGCGCGAGCTGGCCGTCGACGGCCGGCAGATCGAGCTGTCGGCCCGGGAGTTCCGGTTGGCGGAGGTGTTCCTGCGGCACCCGAAGCAGGTGCTCACCCGGGAGCAGCTGCTCTCCCAGGTCTGGGGGTACGACTTCGACCCGGGCTCGAACGTGGTCGACGTCTACGTCGGCTACCTGCGCAAGAAGCTGGGTGCGTCGGCCATCACGACGGTGCGCGGGATGGGCTACCGGTTCGACGGCTGA
- the infB gene encoding translation initiation factor IF-2, producing MAKVRVHELAKEFGVTSKDVLSALTDMGEYVRSASSTVEAPVVRRLTEKYGDEFRTKGAAKKSRKAPAKKAAAAPASDETPATETPAAPTPAPRKKAAAPAEPTPAPDEPTPAVEEPAAAAPAAPAEPAEPTPAPKPGGPKPGPKATPRPRPEQPAARSDAPRPGGRPAPRPGQAPRSGEGGARPGAPRPGAPRPGGAPRPGGPRPGGPRPGNNPFSSTQGMQRPGRDGGRDGGRDGAPRDGGTRDGARPAAPRPPAARDGGSSPRPGMPRPNPAMMPKQSAVGPTRSGGGGRGRAGGPGGGGGRGRGGAPGGGPGGGGGPRPGGFGRPGPGRGGRGGTQGAFGRPGGPARRSRKSKRAKRQEFDQMQAPSIGGVRVRKGDGQTIRLARGATLTDFAEKIGADAASLVQVLFALGEMVTATQSVNDETLQILGEELNYDVQVVSPEDEDRELLESFSIEFGEDEGSEEDLAPRPPVVTVMGHVDHGKTKLLDAIRSANVVDKEAGGITQHIGAYQVATVVDEQERRITFIDTPGHEAFTAMRARGAQSTDIAVLVVAADDGVMPQTVEALNHAKAADVPIVVAVNKVDKPDADPSKVRGQLTEYGLVPEEYGGDTMFVDVSAKSQLNIEGLLESIVLTADASLDLRANPEQSAEGVAIEAHLDRGRGPVATVLVQRGTLRVGDSMVAGPAYGRVRAMLDEHGDPVDVADPSRPVLVLGLTAVPGAGDTFMVVADDRVARQIAEKREARERNAALAQRTARRTLEDFMQHMEKGETDELLLILKGDGSGSVEALEEALSKIDVGDDVSLRVIDRGVGAITETNVMLAAASDAVIIGFNVRPQGKATELAEREGVEIRYYSVIYSAIDEIEAALKGMLKPEYTEAQLGQAEIRAIFRSSKIGNIAGCMVTSGSIKRNSKARLLRDGSVVADNLDISSLRREKDDVTEVREGFECGLTLKGYNDIKIGDVVETFEMREIPRD from the coding sequence GTGGCAAAGGTCCGAGTCCATGAACTCGCCAAGGAGTTCGGAGTCACCAGCAAGGACGTCCTGTCGGCGCTGACCGACATGGGCGAGTACGTCCGGTCGGCCTCGTCGACCGTCGAAGCGCCGGTGGTCCGCCGACTCACGGAGAAGTACGGCGACGAGTTCCGCACCAAGGGTGCGGCGAAGAAGTCGCGCAAGGCACCTGCCAAGAAGGCGGCTGCCGCGCCGGCGTCCGATGAGACGCCGGCCACCGAGACCCCCGCGGCGCCGACCCCGGCGCCGCGCAAGAAGGCAGCAGCCCCGGCCGAGCCGACCCCGGCTCCGGACGAGCCGACACCTGCCGTCGAGGAACCCGCCGCGGCCGCACCGGCTGCACCGGCGGAGCCCGCCGAGCCGACCCCGGCTCCCAAGCCGGGCGGCCCGAAGCCGGGCCCGAAGGCGACCCCTCGCCCGCGTCCGGAGCAGCCGGCTGCGCGCAGCGACGCCCCCCGCCCCGGCGGTCGGCCCGCGCCGCGCCCCGGCCAGGCTCCCCGCTCCGGCGAGGGTGGTGCACGTCCTGGCGCCCCCCGCCCCGGCGCTCCGCGTCCGGGTGGTGCACCCCGACCGGGTGGTCCGCGTCCGGGTGGTCCGCGTCCGGGCAACAACCCGTTCTCCTCGACCCAGGGCATGCAGCGTCCTGGTCGCGACGGCGGCCGGGACGGCGGTCGTGACGGTGCGCCTCGTGACGGCGGCACCCGTGACGGCGCACGTCCCGCAGCGCCGCGTCCGCCCGCAGCGCGCGACGGTGGTTCGTCGCCGCGTCCGGGCATGCCGCGCCCCAACCCCGCGATGATGCCCAAGCAGAGCGCCGTCGGTCCGACGCGTTCGGGCGGCGGCGGACGCGGTCGCGCCGGTGGTCCCGGTGGCGGCGGAGGCCGCGGTCGTGGCGGTGCGCCCGGCGGCGGTCCCGGTGGTGGCGGCGGTCCTCGTCCTGGCGGCTTCGGCCGTCCGGGGCCGGGCCGCGGTGGCCGCGGCGGCACGCAGGGCGCGTTCGGCCGGCCCGGAGGTCCGGCGCGTCGCAGCCGCAAGTCGAAGCGTGCGAAGCGCCAGGAGTTCGATCAGATGCAGGCGCCGTCGATCGGCGGCGTGCGCGTCCGCAAGGGCGACGGGCAGACGATCCGTCTCGCCCGTGGCGCGACGCTGACCGACTTCGCCGAGAAGATCGGCGCCGACGCGGCGTCGCTCGTGCAGGTGCTGTTCGCGCTCGGCGAGATGGTCACGGCGACGCAGTCGGTCAACGACGAGACGCTGCAGATCCTCGGCGAGGAGCTCAACTACGACGTCCAGGTCGTCTCGCCGGAGGACGAGGACCGCGAGCTGCTCGAGTCGTTCTCCATCGAGTTCGGCGAGGACGAGGGCAGCGAGGAGGACCTCGCGCCGCGTCCGCCGGTCGTGACCGTGATGGGTCACGTCGACCACGGCAAGACGAAGCTGCTGGACGCGATCCGCAGCGCGAACGTCGTCGACAAGGAGGCCGGTGGCATCACCCAGCACATCGGCGCCTACCAGGTCGCGACCGTGGTCGACGAGCAGGAGCGTCGGATCACCTTCATCGACACCCCGGGTCACGAGGCGTTCACCGCCATGCGTGCCCGCGGTGCGCAGTCGACGGACATCGCGGTGCTCGTGGTCGCGGCCGACGACGGCGTGATGCCGCAGACGGTCGAGGCGCTCAACCACGCGAAGGCCGCCGACGTGCCGATCGTGGTCGCCGTCAACAAGGTCGACAAGCCCGACGCCGACCCGTCGAAGGTGCGTGGTCAGCTCACCGAGTACGGCCTGGTGCCCGAGGAGTACGGCGGCGACACGATGTTCGTCGACGTCTCGGCGAAGTCGCAGCTCAACATCGAGGGCCTGCTCGAGTCCATCGTGCTGACCGCCGATGCCTCGCTCGACCTGCGCGCGAACCCGGAGCAGTCCGCCGAGGGCGTCGCGATCGAGGCGCACCTCGACCGCGGCCGCGGCCCGGTGGCGACCGTGCTGGTCCAGCGCGGCACGCTGCGGGTCGGGGACTCGATGGTCGCCGGACCGGCGTACGGCCGGGTCCGGGCCATGCTCGACGAGCACGGTGACCCGGTCGACGTGGCCGATCCGTCGCGTCCGGTCCTCGTCCTGGGCCTGACCGCGGTCCCCGGCGCCGGCGACACCTTCATGGTCGTCGCGGACGACCGGGTGGCTCGCCAGATCGCCGAGAAGCGCGAGGCGCGCGAGCGCAACGCCGCCCTGGCCCAGCGCACGGCCCGCCGTACGCTCGAGGACTTCATGCAGCACATGGAGAAGGGCGAGACCGACGAGCTGCTGCTCATCCTCAAGGGTGACGGGTCCGGCTCGGTGGAGGCGCTGGAGGAGGCGCTCAGCAAGATCGACGTCGGCGACGACGTCTCGCTGCGGGTCATCGACCGCGGTGTCGGTGCGATCACCGAGACCAACGTGATGCTCGCGGCCGCCTCCGACGCGGTCATCATCGGCTTCAACGTCCGTCCGCAGGGCAAGGCCACCGAGCTCGCCGAGCGCGAGGGCGTGGAGATCCGGTACTACTCGGTGATCTACTCCGCGATCGACGAGATCGAGGCTGCGCTCAAGGGCATGCTGAAGCCGGAGTACACCGAGGCCCAGCTCGGGCAGGCGGAGATCCGAGCGATCTTCCGGTCCTCCAAGATCGGCAACATCGCCGGCTGCATGGTCACCTCCGGGTCGATCAAGCGGAACTCCAAGGCCCGGCTGCTGCGGGACGGGTCGGTCGTGGCCGACAACCTCGACATCAGCAGCCTGCGGCGTGAGAAGGACGACGTCACCGAGGTCCGTGAGGGCTTCGAGTGCGGTCTGACGCTCAAGGGGTACAACGACATCAAGATCGGCGACGTCGTCGAGACGTTCGAGATGCGAGAGATCCCACGGGATTGA
- a CDS encoding sensor histidine kinase gives MTTTMTTATTGTTTMKGTTTSRADLRADPRPPLRRLSTLTVRTRIVVAVAVLTLLALVLAGAAAYLVEFRRIEGDVRDQVAQEMREFETLQGEGIDPQTGEPFATADRLLDLFLSRNQPDDNERLLVVNTNGSRAYVGRSAGAPFGDPAFEQALGDLEESGGSQVIETVDGDSQLVAVRPVSDPSGSGAFVVTWNLTDERATLRSLILTYAAVAAISWLAITLVAWLTAGRLLRPVRDLSDATRAIADSADLSQRIGVEGRDDLSELSRTFNAMLERLEQAFASQRDLLDDAGHELRTPLTVLRGHLELVDVADPAEVSATRALLLDEIDRMSLLVEDLLVLAKARRPDFVVPAPVVVADLIDDLVEKSRALGPRRWVRADAPEPSVVASIDPQRVTQAILQLAENAVRHTSDGDEIAIGAAIDGPQLTLWVRDSGRGVAPQDRERLFDRFQRGAAEAGDGFGLGLAIATAIARAHDGYLALDPDDPDRPGATFRLVLPSRPVTRGEP, from the coding sequence GTGACGACGACGATGACGACGGCGACGACGGGGACGACGACGATGAAGGGGACGACGACTAGTCGCGCCGACCTGCGCGCCGACCCTCGCCCACCGCTGCGCCGCCTGAGCACCTTGACGGTCCGGACCCGGATCGTCGTCGCGGTCGCCGTCCTCACGCTCCTGGCCCTGGTGCTCGCCGGCGCTGCCGCGTACCTGGTCGAGTTCCGACGGATCGAGGGGGACGTCCGCGACCAGGTGGCACAGGAGATGCGTGAGTTCGAGACGCTCCAGGGTGAGGGCATCGACCCGCAGACCGGAGAGCCCTTCGCGACCGCCGACCGTCTGCTCGACCTGTTCCTCAGTCGCAACCAGCCCGACGACAACGAACGGCTCCTCGTGGTGAACACGAACGGCTCCCGGGCGTACGTCGGCCGCTCCGCCGGGGCCCCGTTCGGCGACCCGGCCTTCGAGCAGGCGCTCGGGGACCTCGAGGAGTCCGGCGGGAGCCAGGTGATCGAGACCGTCGACGGCGACAGCCAGCTCGTCGCCGTGCGCCCCGTCAGCGACCCGTCGGGGAGCGGCGCCTTCGTGGTCACCTGGAACCTGACCGACGAGCGCGCGACGCTGCGCAGCCTGATCCTCACCTACGCCGCCGTCGCCGCGATCTCGTGGCTGGCGATCACGCTGGTGGCGTGGCTGACGGCAGGCCGCCTCCTGCGGCCGGTTCGTGACCTCAGTGACGCCACCCGCGCGATCGCGGACAGCGCCGACCTGTCCCAGCGGATCGGGGTCGAGGGCCGCGACGACCTGTCCGAGCTGAGCCGCACGTTCAACGCGATGCTGGAGCGGCTCGAGCAGGCGTTCGCGTCCCAGCGCGACCTGCTGGACGACGCGGGTCACGAGCTGCGCACCCCGTTGACGGTGCTGCGCGGCCACCTCGAGCTGGTCGACGTCGCCGACCCGGCCGAGGTCAGCGCGACCCGGGCGCTCCTGCTCGACGAGATCGACCGCATGAGCCTGCTGGTGGAGGACCTGCTCGTCCTCGCGAAGGCCCGCAGGCCCGACTTCGTCGTCCCGGCGCCGGTCGTCGTCGCCGACCTGATCGACGACCTCGTCGAGAAGAGCCGCGCGCTCGGTCCGCGCAGGTGGGTCCGCGCGGACGCCCCGGAACCGTCGGTCGTCGCGTCGATCGACCCGCAGCGGGTCACGCAGGCGATCCTCCAGCTCGCCGAGAACGCGGTCCGCCACACCTCCGACGGCGACGAGATCGCCATCGGCGCCGCGATCGACGGGCCGCAGCTGACGCTGTGGGTGCGCGACTCCGGACGCGGCGTCGCACCGCAGGACCGCGAGCGCCTGTTCGACAGGTTCCAGCGCGGCGCCGCGGAGGCCGGCGACGGCTTCGGTCTCGGCCTCGCGATCGCGACCGCCATCGCGCGCGCCCACGACGGCTACCTTGCTCTCGACCCCGACGATCCTGACCGGCCCGGAGCGACCTTCCGCCTGGTGCTGCCGAGCCGCCCGGTGACGAGAGGAGAACCATGA
- the rpsO gene encoding 30S ribosomal protein S15: MKDLPKSEIVTEFATAEGDTGSPEVQVALLTARIAHLTEHLKSHKHDHHSRRGLLLMVGRRRRLLNYLQDNDIDRYRSLIERLGLRR; encoded by the coding sequence ATCAAGGACCTTCCGAAGTCCGAGATCGTCACCGAGTTCGCGACCGCCGAGGGCGACACCGGCTCCCCGGAGGTCCAGGTCGCCCTGCTGACCGCGCGGATCGCGCACCTCACCGAGCACCTCAAGTCGCACAAGCACGACCACCACAGCCGCCGTGGGCTGCTGCTCATGGTCGGTCGTCGTCGGCGCCTGCTGAACTACCTGCAGGACAACGACATCGATCGTTACCGCAGCCTGATCGAGCGCCTCGGCCTGCGGCGATGA
- a CDS encoding bifunctional riboflavin kinase/FAD synthetase — MTVWRANGYLAGGPRTGPCVATLGVFDGVHVGHRRVVDRACEVAAAAGGTEPLPVVAVTFDPHPTAVFAPDRAPLALTTVHQRATLLRDAGAAEVRALAFDRAMASWSPEEFVERVLLGELKAAGVVVGSNFTYGTKAGGNVDTLAASGREHGFTVDVLPLEEAASGTVSSSTYIRAMLAAGDVEAARRALGRPHSLCGVVVEGDKRGRAMGFPTANVAPPTGFAVPADGVYAGWLTRLDDGTRYPAAISVGTNPTFDGVSRRVESYVLDRDDLDLYGVEVEIAFSHRVRGQVRFDSMDELVARMHLDVAEVREVLAPQP, encoded by the coding sequence GTGACCGTGTGGCGAGCGAACGGATACCTGGCCGGCGGCCCCCGGACCGGACCGTGCGTGGCGACCCTGGGGGTCTTCGACGGCGTGCACGTGGGACACCGCCGGGTCGTGGACCGCGCCTGCGAGGTCGCGGCGGCGGCAGGGGGCACCGAGCCGCTCCCGGTCGTGGCGGTGACCTTCGACCCCCATCCGACCGCCGTGTTCGCACCGGATCGCGCGCCGCTGGCGCTGACCACCGTGCACCAGCGAGCGACGCTGCTGCGCGACGCCGGCGCGGCCGAGGTGCGTGCGCTGGCGTTCGATCGTGCGATGGCCTCGTGGAGCCCCGAGGAGTTCGTCGAGCGCGTGCTGCTCGGCGAGCTCAAGGCAGCGGGCGTCGTGGTGGGCTCGAACTTCACCTACGGCACCAAGGCCGGCGGGAACGTCGACACGCTGGCGGCCTCCGGACGCGAGCACGGCTTCACCGTCGACGTGCTGCCGCTCGAGGAGGCGGCGAGCGGGACCGTCTCGTCCTCGACCTACATCCGGGCGATGCTGGCCGCGGGCGACGTCGAGGCCGCGAGACGGGCGCTGGGTCGCCCCCACAGCCTCTGCGGCGTGGTGGTCGAGGGGGACAAGCGCGGACGCGCGATGGGCTTCCCGACGGCGAACGTCGCACCCCCGACCGGGTTCGCGGTGCCGGCCGACGGCGTGTACGCCGGCTGGCTGACGCGACTCGACGACGGTACGCGCTACCCGGCGGCGATCAGCGTCGGGACGAATCCGACGTTCGACGGCGTCTCGCGCCGGGTCGAGTCGTACGTCCTCGATCGCGACGACCTCGACCTGTACGGCGTGGAGGTCGAGATCGCGTTCTCCCATCGTGTCCGCGGCCAGGTGCGCTTCGACTCGATGGACGAGCTCGTCGCGAGGATGCACCTCGACGTCGCCGAGGTGCGCGAGGTCCTGGCACCCCAGCCCTGA
- a CDS encoding serine/threonine-protein kinase, with protein sequence MSDEQAAWDFARGDEIADGLIAMKLLGGGNAFEAYLAFDEILYAPVVVKVVRPDQVDDPDTLRGLEREIDMIDALEHPAIVRRFGADLDGDRPYVILENIDGPRLSSLIRRHGPLPVQQLLPLALEIASALHYMRLRDVCHLDIKPSNVIMGAPARVIDLSIARSAAAAARLRDVIGTDDYLAPEQADPTSDRGTPGYASDVWGLGATLYHAATAQRPFDVGDEGDPLDVQYPQLVSRPRPMPEFVEVPVAELVYRCMAPRPEDRPEPAEVAEMVQPLMEAMPKARLAGFKISAR encoded by the coding sequence ATGAGCGACGAGCAGGCTGCCTGGGACTTCGCCCGCGGTGACGAGATCGCCGACGGACTGATCGCGATGAAGCTGCTCGGAGGCGGGAACGCGTTCGAGGCCTACCTCGCGTTCGACGAGATCCTCTACGCGCCCGTGGTGGTCAAGGTCGTACGCCCGGACCAGGTCGACGATCCGGACACGCTGCGCGGGCTGGAGCGCGAGATCGACATGATCGACGCTCTCGAGCACCCCGCGATCGTCCGGCGGTTCGGGGCCGACCTCGACGGCGACCGACCGTACGTCATCCTCGAGAACATCGACGGACCCCGCCTGTCGTCGCTGATCCGTCGTCACGGACCCCTCCCGGTCCAGCAGCTCCTCCCGCTCGCGCTCGAGATCGCCTCGGCGCTGCACTACATGCGGCTGCGCGACGTGTGCCACCTCGACATCAAGCCGAGCAACGTCATCATGGGCGCGCCCGCGCGCGTCATCGACCTCAGCATCGCCCGCTCCGCGGCCGCGGCGGCCCGCCTGCGCGACGTGATCGGCACCGACGACTACCTGGCGCCGGAGCAGGCGGACCCGACCTCGGACCGGGGGACCCCGGGCTACGCCTCGGACGTGTGGGGGCTCGGCGCGACCCTCTACCACGCGGCGACAGCGCAGCGCCCGTTCGACGTCGGCGACGAGGGCGACCCGCTGGACGTCCAGTACCCCCAGCTCGTGTCCAGGCCCCGGCCCATGCCCGAGTTCGTGGAGGTTCCGGTCGCCGAGCTCGTCTACCGGTGCATGGCGCCGAGGCCCGAGGACCGGCCGGAGCCGGCCGAGGTCGCGGAGATGGTGCAGCCGCTGATGGAAGCGATGCCGAAGGCACGCCTCGCGGGCTTCAAGATCAGCGCCCGGTGA
- a CDS encoding YlxR family protein translates to MLRRPVRTCVGCRVRADRSDLLRVVAVRGGTTVVVTPDLSGSAPGRGAHLHRDQACLQLAVRRKAFGRALRVAEPVDPTPLVDLLTGATSQMHAAPPRSGA, encoded by the coding sequence ATGCTCCGACGGCCTGTCCGGACGTGCGTCGGTTGTCGGGTTCGGGCGGACAGATCCGACCTGCTGCGGGTCGTGGCGGTCCGAGGTGGCACGACAGTCGTCGTGACGCCCGACCTCTCCGGCTCGGCACCCGGCCGCGGGGCTCACCTGCACCGCGACCAGGCGTGTCTCCAGCTGGCCGTCCGGCGCAAGGCGTTCGGGCGGGCACTGCGAGTCGCGGAGCCGGTCGATCCGACACCGCTGGTCGACCTCCTCACCGGAGCGACCAGCCAGATGCACGCGGCCCCGCCGAGAAGCGGGGCTTGA